One Gloeobacter morelensis MG652769 DNA window includes the following coding sequences:
- a CDS encoding efflux RND transporter permease subunit, translating into MLNQLIFWSIAQRWLVVLASVLLLVVGTAVVVRMPLDVFPNFAPPQVVLQSEAPGLAPEEVESLVTIPLESALGGMPGLTDIRSSSAVGLSVITVVFDWGTDVFRARQLVTERVSQVAGRLPAGVSPPLLSPISSPVGDVIKYALTLDPEAKVQKRTSILDLATTANWQIRNRLLAVPGVTRVLVIGGGELQYQVLVEPAKLRQYGVTFNQVSEAVAKANVNAPGGFLQTPDEEFLIRGVGRITSLAELGKSVVAVRGGIPVRLADVARVQTGAGVKRGDGSLGGQEAVIVTVTRQPFADTPTVTRAVEAAMADLVSTLPKDVKVTVTFRQEDFIEKSVGNVVEALRDGAIIVAVILVLFLGNWRTMLITLTALPLSVVLGLLALNWFGVGLNTMTLGGLAIALGEVIDDAIIDAENVYRRLRENRLRPEPAPTLQVVFAGSVQIRTSVVFATLILGVVIAPIFVLSGVEGRIFTPLGLAYVFAVAASLAVALTLTPALCYVLLAGRDLPEEETTTVRVLKKLYRPVLRFALARPIPLLAASAAAFAASLVLIPFLGRTFLPEFQERSLIIAVSQLPGASLASTQQLGIALEKALMRHPEIETAQFRAGRALGDDDAGGVNFGELDVQVAAGAQDRAAVLEMIRAEFARFPGVAVNVGGFISHRVDEVLSGTRAAIAIKVFGPDLAQLRRLAGEVEAVMKTVPGTVDLQIEPQVPVNQYTVRFNRDAAARYGLAVGDLAEAVETAFNGRAVSQVLKDQRLFNLVVWLAPEARNRPEALSDLLIDTPTGQKIPLSQVAAVVLDKGPNTINRQNVSRRIVVAANAGGRDIGSLIAEAREKISQQVPLPDGYYIDYGGQFEAQERATRELIFFGVLALLGVAVLLYLAVRSVRSTLLILANLPLAFIGGIVAVWFGGGVLSVASLVGFITLFGIANRNGIILVTTYQQRMAAGESFDEAIEEGSVERLSPVLMTALTAALAMVPLMVGSGAGKEILQPLAVVVFGGLFTSTALTLVVIPALFERFGERTAPVISEQEKVAMDLQSLLADRQ; encoded by the coding sequence ATGCTCAACCAACTGATTTTCTGGTCGATCGCCCAGCGCTGGCTCGTGGTGCTCGCCTCGGTGCTGCTGCTGGTGGTGGGGACCGCCGTTGTCGTGCGCATGCCCCTCGACGTCTTTCCTAACTTTGCTCCGCCCCAGGTGGTCCTCCAGAGCGAAGCGCCGGGACTGGCGCCGGAGGAAGTCGAGTCGCTGGTTACCATTCCCCTCGAAAGCGCCCTGGGCGGCATGCCGGGGCTCACCGACATCCGCTCCAGCTCCGCTGTGGGTCTCTCGGTGATCACGGTCGTCTTCGACTGGGGCACCGATGTTTTTCGCGCCCGCCAACTGGTCACCGAGCGCGTCTCGCAGGTGGCGGGCCGTTTGCCCGCAGGGGTGAGCCCGCCGTTGCTCTCGCCCATCAGCTCGCCCGTGGGCGATGTGATCAAGTACGCCCTCACCCTCGACCCCGAGGCAAAAGTCCAGAAGCGCACCTCGATATTGGATCTGGCCACCACCGCCAACTGGCAGATCCGCAACCGGCTGCTGGCGGTGCCGGGGGTCACCCGCGTGCTGGTGATTGGTGGCGGCGAATTGCAGTACCAGGTGCTGGTGGAACCTGCGAAGCTGCGCCAGTACGGCGTCACGTTCAATCAAGTGAGCGAGGCGGTGGCCAAGGCCAACGTCAACGCGCCGGGGGGCTTCTTGCAGACGCCGGATGAAGAATTTCTGATCCGCGGCGTTGGTCGCATCACTTCGCTGGCCGAATTGGGCAAGTCGGTGGTAGCGGTGCGCGGGGGGATCCCCGTGCGGCTCGCCGATGTGGCGCGGGTGCAGACCGGTGCCGGGGTCAAGCGCGGCGACGGCTCGCTGGGTGGCCAGGAGGCGGTGATCGTCACGGTCACCCGCCAACCGTTTGCCGATACCCCCACCGTGACGCGCGCGGTAGAAGCGGCGATGGCGGACCTGGTCTCCACCTTGCCCAAGGACGTCAAGGTGACGGTTACCTTCCGGCAGGAGGACTTTATCGAGAAGTCCGTGGGCAATGTCGTCGAGGCGCTCAGGGACGGGGCGATTATCGTCGCGGTGATTCTGGTGCTCTTTTTGGGCAACTGGCGCACGATGCTCATCACGCTCACGGCCCTGCCGCTCTCGGTGGTGCTCGGGTTGCTGGCGCTCAACTGGTTCGGCGTCGGGCTCAACACGATGACGCTCGGAGGGCTCGCGATTGCCCTGGGCGAAGTAATCGACGATGCGATCATCGATGCGGAGAACGTTTATCGCCGCCTGCGCGAGAACCGGCTGCGGCCCGAACCGGCGCCGACTTTGCAGGTAGTCTTCGCCGGTTCGGTGCAAATTCGCACGTCCGTGGTTTTCGCGACCTTGATTTTGGGGGTCGTCATTGCTCCCATCTTCGTGCTGAGCGGCGTCGAGGGCCGTATTTTCACCCCGCTGGGGCTTGCCTATGTTTTTGCTGTCGCTGCTTCGCTCGCGGTGGCGCTCACCCTCACCCCGGCGCTCTGCTACGTGCTTCTGGCAGGCCGGGATCTGCCCGAGGAGGAGACAACCACGGTGCGGGTGCTCAAGAAACTCTACCGACCGGTGTTGCGCTTTGCCCTGGCCCGCCCGATTCCTCTGTTGGCTGCCTCGGCGGCAGCCTTTGCCGCCTCGCTCGTGCTGATTCCGTTTTTGGGGCGGACTTTTTTGCCGGAATTTCAGGAGCGCAGCTTGATTATCGCCGTCTCACAGCTGCCGGGTGCGTCGCTTGCTTCTACCCAGCAGTTGGGGATCGCCCTCGAAAAAGCCCTGATGCGCCACCCGGAGATCGAGACGGCCCAATTTCGCGCCGGCCGCGCCCTGGGGGACGACGACGCGGGGGGGGTGAATTTTGGCGAACTGGATGTGCAGGTGGCAGCCGGTGCCCAGGACCGCGCGGCAGTGCTCGAGATGATCCGCGCCGAATTTGCCCGTTTTCCCGGTGTGGCCGTGAATGTGGGCGGATTTATCTCCCACCGCGTCGATGAAGTACTCTCCGGTACCCGGGCGGCTATCGCCATCAAAGTCTTCGGTCCCGACCTCGCCCAATTGCGCCGCCTCGCCGGGGAGGTCGAAGCGGTGATGAAGACCGTCCCGGGCACCGTCGATTTGCAAATCGAGCCGCAGGTACCGGTCAACCAGTACACCGTGCGCTTCAACCGCGACGCGGCGGCCCGCTACGGTCTGGCGGTGGGGGATCTGGCCGAGGCGGTGGAGACGGCCTTCAACGGCCGGGCGGTCTCCCAGGTGCTCAAAGACCAGCGGCTGTTCAACCTGGTCGTCTGGCTCGCCCCGGAGGCGCGCAACCGCCCGGAAGCGCTCTCCGATTTGCTCATCGACACCCCCACCGGCCAGAAAATTCCGCTCTCGCAGGTGGCGGCGGTCGTGCTCGACAAAGGCCCCAACACGATCAACCGCCAGAATGTTTCACGCCGCATCGTCGTGGCCGCCAACGCCGGCGGGCGCGACATCGGCTCGCTGATTGCCGAGGCGCGCGAAAAAATCTCTCAACAGGTGCCCTTGCCCGACGGCTACTACATCGACTACGGCGGCCAGTTCGAAGCCCAGGAGCGCGCCACCCGCGAACTGATTTTCTTCGGGGTGTTGGCGCTTTTGGGGGTGGCGGTGCTGTTGTACCTGGCGGTGCGCTCGGTGCGCTCGACGCTGCTGATTCTGGCCAATTTGCCTTTAGCTTTTATCGGGGGCATCGTGGCCGTTTGGTTTGGAGGCGGGGTGCTCTCGGTCGCATCGCTGGTGGGCTTTATCACCCTGTTTGGCATCGCCAACCGCAACGGCATCATTCTGGTCACCACCTACCAGCAGCGGATGGCGGCCGGGGAAAGTTTCGATGAGGCCATCGAAGAAGGATCGGTCGAGCGGCTCTCGCCGGTACTGATGACTGCCCTGACCGCCGCCCTGGCTATGGTGCCCTTGATGGTGGGTTCCGGCGCCGGCAAGGAGATTCTTCAGCCGTTGGCGGTGGTGGTTTTTGGCGGACTCTTTACCTCCACTGCGCTCACGCTGGTGGTGATTCCGGCTTTGTTCGAACGCTTCGGCGAGCGGACGGCCCCGGTGATTAGCGAGCAGGAAAAAGTGGCGATGGACCTGCAAAGCTTGCTCGCCGACAGGCAGTAA
- a CDS encoding efflux RND transporter periplasmic adaptor subunit, translating into MRIVGAALLLAGPLLAAPVLAHGNHGDKEFAGNQPTAVAGEQVKVPPDVQKALGLAVTAVGEQVLHSGFEANGRIEAIPGRSAEILAPVAGRVLRLAASRGQAVRRGETLLVLDSPEIRALAVQSEQAKAGARAELKQAEARLRLARSTFEREKELVDLKISARKDFQVAQSEYEQAAADLEAVRARLRLSGAQLDARLTQLGQRGVQAARDGRVTVASAVGGFVAQQSVSAGEAVAAGTPLYRVVDTAGGVWAAAQVYEKDLAQVRVGQPVEVVTAAYPGQVFKGRVDSVDPAVDPETRTLAVRAVLANPGGRLKPEMFATLRVTTSDRPAAVSVIPRSAVVEADGAQLVYVQNGPDVFEPVEVELGQLSGELIEVKSGVYPGDLVVSRRAFQLRAQALKGGIPAEDSASGEIESEKPKPESPSPGGTPWWALTFGAIGLAGAAFWAGARFAAGRNPGVGLPTGEVSPLPRSATRPRR; encoded by the coding sequence ATGCGAATCGTTGGAGCGGCGCTCCTGCTGGCAGGGCCGCTGCTCGCCGCTCCGGTCCTGGCCCACGGCAACCATGGCGATAAGGAGTTTGCTGGAAATCAACCGACAGCGGTGGCAGGTGAGCAAGTGAAGGTGCCCCCCGACGTGCAAAAGGCCCTGGGGCTTGCGGTCACGGCTGTGGGTGAGCAGGTGTTGCACTCGGGCTTCGAGGCGAATGGCCGCATCGAGGCCATTCCCGGCCGCAGTGCCGAGATCCTGGCTCCGGTGGCCGGACGGGTGCTGCGGCTGGCGGCCTCGCGCGGGCAGGCGGTGCGCCGGGGTGAAACTTTACTGGTGCTCGACAGCCCCGAGATTCGCGCCCTCGCTGTGCAGAGCGAGCAGGCAAAAGCCGGCGCCCGCGCCGAGTTGAAGCAGGCCGAGGCCCGGCTGCGGCTGGCGAGGAGCACCTTCGAGCGCGAAAAGGAACTGGTGGATCTAAAGATTTCGGCGCGCAAAGATTTTCAGGTGGCCCAATCCGAGTACGAGCAGGCGGCAGCCGATCTCGAAGCAGTCAGAGCGCGTCTGAGGCTGAGTGGGGCGCAACTGGACGCCCGCCTCACCCAACTCGGACAGCGCGGGGTGCAGGCGGCCCGCGACGGCCGCGTCACCGTCGCTTCTGCGGTGGGCGGCTTCGTGGCACAGCAGAGCGTCAGTGCCGGGGAGGCGGTCGCAGCGGGCACGCCCCTGTACCGGGTGGTGGACACCGCCGGTGGGGTCTGGGCGGCGGCCCAGGTGTACGAAAAAGATCTGGCGCAGGTGCGGGTGGGCCAGCCGGTGGAAGTGGTGACGGCCGCCTACCCGGGCCAGGTCTTCAAAGGCCGTGTGGACAGTGTCGATCCTGCCGTCGATCCCGAGACGCGCACGCTTGCGGTGCGGGCGGTGCTCGCCAACCCCGGCGGCCGTCTCAAGCCCGAGATGTTCGCCACCCTGCGCGTGACGACCAGCGACCGCCCGGCTGCTGTATCGGTCATTCCCCGCTCGGCCGTGGTCGAGGCGGACGGGGCGCAGCTCGTCTATGTCCAGAACGGTCCCGACGTCTTTGAGCCGGTAGAGGTGGAACTGGGACAGCTCAGCGGCGAGCTGATCGAAGTCAAAAGCGGCGTCTATCCGGGCGACCTGGTCGTGAGCCGCCGTGCTTTTCAACTGCGCGCCCAGGCGCTCAAGGGCGGCATCCCGGCAGAAGACAGCGCCTCCGGCGAGATTGAATCGGAAAAGCCAAAGCCCGAGAGTCCGTCACCGGGCGGTACGCCCTGGTGGGCGCTCACCTTTGGGGCTATCGGGTTGGCCGGTGCCGCTTTTTGGGCCGGGGCGCGCTTTGCGGCGGGGCGCAATCCCGGCGTTGGTCTGCCTACCGGCGAGGTGTCCCCGCTACCTCGCTCCGCCACCCGTCCGCGCCGCTAG
- a CDS encoding TolC family protein has translation MRRWVVGMVLALLLPKAAAAQVLELEQAFELALLKSPQATALGRRLAVSEAGVLVAGAVPNPSIGATFESAGAENRSNVPFIEQTFELGGKRAARLAVAGGQVALTRVEIAEALRELRAQVRRAYAELLVVRAGFEALQEVAAAGERLAVVAAQRFRLGDIPELDLIRARQELALAQNELQLARSREAAARIQLNTLIGRAPEAALTVPTVAQFSLRVENDSLLPSDNRPSGERERKLRDLIALALANRTDLQVLGGQMALAGAERRLAEAERAPDLRVGAGPRLSFGETLQVGAAAAVNVSLPLWYAQQGQIARAEATTRQLESEREVLVARIKAEVESAFVRVLSAREQQQIYEQGLLPTARTVEQTARLAYERGKADLTVAIGAQTTGNLTRTRYYQSILEYQTALADLEKAIGIPLTT, from the coding sequence GTGCGTCGCTGGGTTGTGGGTATGGTGTTGGCGCTGTTGCTGCCGAAGGCGGCGGCAGCCCAGGTTTTGGAGCTGGAGCAGGCCTTTGAGCTGGCCCTGCTCAAAAGTCCGCAGGCGACGGCGCTCGGGCGGCGGCTTGCGGTGAGCGAGGCGGGGGTGCTGGTGGCCGGGGCGGTGCCCAACCCTTCGATTGGAGCCACCTTCGAGAGTGCCGGAGCCGAAAACCGCAGCAACGTGCCATTTATCGAACAGACCTTTGAACTTGGGGGCAAGCGCGCCGCCCGGTTGGCGGTAGCCGGCGGCCAGGTGGCCCTCACCCGGGTAGAGATTGCCGAGGCGCTGCGGGAACTGCGCGCCCAGGTGCGCCGGGCCTACGCCGAATTGTTGGTGGTGCGCGCCGGTTTTGAGGCTCTGCAGGAAGTAGCGGCGGCGGGCGAGCGGCTGGCGGTGGTGGCGGCCCAGCGCTTTCGCCTCGGGGACATCCCTGAACTGGATCTGATCCGCGCCCGGCAGGAACTGGCCCTGGCGCAAAACGAACTGCAGTTGGCCCGTTCGCGCGAAGCGGCGGCCCGCATCCAGCTCAACACGCTGATCGGCCGAGCCCCTGAAGCAGCGCTGACCGTGCCGACGGTGGCCCAGTTTTCGCTGCGGGTCGAAAACGATAGTCTGCTGCCCTCCGACAACCGGCCCTCGGGCGAGCGCGAGCGCAAACTGCGCGATTTGATCGCCCTGGCGCTCGCCAACCGCACCGACTTGCAGGTGTTGGGAGGCCAGATGGCTCTGGCGGGAGCCGAGCGGCGGCTGGCGGAAGCTGAGCGCGCCCCGGATCTGCGCGTCGGTGCCGGGCCGCGGCTCTCCTTCGGCGAAACGCTGCAAGTCGGTGCGGCGGCGGCGGTGAACGTGAGCCTGCCGCTCTGGTACGCCCAGCAGGGCCAGATCGCCCGGGCCGAGGCGACCACCAGGCAACTCGAAAGCGAGCGCGAGGTGCTGGTGGCGCGCATCAAAGCCGAGGTCGAGTCGGCTTTTGTGCGGGTGCTCAGTGCCCGCGAGCAACAGCAAATTTACGAGCAGGGGCTGCTGCCCACCGCCCGCACCGTCGAGCAGACGGCCCGGCTGGCCTACGAGCGGGGCAAAGCCGATCTGACGGTGGCCATTGGCGCCCAGACCACCGGCAACCTGACCCGCACCCGCTACTACCAGTCGATCCTCGAATACCAGACGGCCCTGGCGGATCTAGAAAAGGCGATCGGTATTCCCCTCACCACCTGA
- a CDS encoding M56 family metallopeptidase: protein MSAIELFPVLVAVVIYGLTLLTVGRLARTRPEARVLLRYASLLVPAAAAALALAHLHADLQPASLDNWLCLPLWSLAAMGLLAVGFAAGFFWEQVRLERQLRVWSEPAEGVLAAAVAPLAAPMGLTGLPRVYLVAVDAPLALTIGVLRPRIYLSSWLVERLSAVEIEQVLAHELAHIARSDNLIALVATALMGATAFLPTSWQAVRALLRERELAADELAVAVTGKPIALARGLLKAGVPDHPAFAAAAGLLEAGSITERVDNLLRLHSCRPERTSPAQWREKTALMAMTALGPLALTWFVFDLPHLLQLP, encoded by the coding sequence ATGAGTGCCATAGAACTATTTCCGGTGCTGGTGGCTGTGGTGATCTACGGCCTGACCTTGCTCACCGTCGGCAGGCTCGCCCGCACCCGCCCCGAAGCGCGGGTGCTGCTCAGGTACGCGAGTTTGCTGGTCCCGGCCGCCGCCGCCGCCCTCGCCCTGGCCCATCTGCACGCCGACTTGCAGCCCGCGAGTCTGGATAACTGGTTGTGTCTGCCGTTGTGGTCGCTCGCGGCGATGGGCCTCCTGGCGGTGGGTTTCGCAGCCGGCTTTTTCTGGGAGCAGGTCCGCCTGGAGCGACAGTTGCGCGTCTGGTCCGAACCCGCCGAGGGTGTACTGGCCGCAGCCGTGGCGCCCCTTGCGGCGCCAATGGGCCTGACGGGGCTGCCCAGGGTTTATCTGGTTGCCGTCGATGCGCCCCTGGCCCTCACCATCGGTGTCCTCAGACCACGCATTTATTTGTCCAGTTGGCTGGTCGAGCGGCTGAGCGCTGTCGAAATCGAGCAGGTGCTCGCCCACGAACTGGCCCACATCGCCCGCTCGGACAACCTGATTGCCCTGGTGGCCACCGCCTTGATGGGGGCGACCGCCTTTTTGCCCACCAGCTGGCAGGCTGTGCGCGCCCTGCTGCGCGAGCGCGAACTGGCCGCCGACGAACTGGCGGTCGCCGTCACCGGCAAACCGATCGCCCTCGCCCGCGGCCTGCTCAAAGCGGGCGTCCCGGACCACCCGGCCTTTGCCGCGGCGGCCGGCCTGCTCGAAGCCGGTTCGATCACCGAGCGCGTCGATAACCTGCTGCGCCTGCACTCCTGCCGCCCCGAGCGCACCAGCCCCGCGCAGTGGCGCGAAAAAACGGCTCTGATGGCCATGACCGCCCTCGGGCCGCTCGCCCTCACCTGGTTCGTCTTCGATCTGCCCCACCTGCTGCAGCTGCCCTGA
- a CDS encoding BlaI/MecI/CopY family transcriptional regulator, whose product MNPTETNRIVRAHRSGLKKLLGEQEAEIMEQVWAMGGPVLAKQVHERLPANVSLAYSTVACTMGRLVQKGLLQVLNGNTKPYLYLPTLSREQFVQRAVDQLLESLAADFPAAVSSFVRKESSKDATHLVDKIAQLED is encoded by the coding sequence ATGAATCCCACTGAAACCAACCGCATTGTCCGTGCCCACCGCTCCGGCCTCAAGAAGCTCTTGGGTGAGCAGGAAGCCGAGATTATGGAGCAAGTCTGGGCGATGGGCGGGCCGGTGCTTGCCAAACAGGTGCACGAGCGGCTGCCTGCAAATGTCAGCCTCGCCTACTCGACAGTCGCCTGCACGATGGGCCGGTTGGTGCAAAAAGGTCTGCTGCAGGTGCTCAACGGCAACACCAAGCCCTATCTGTACCTGCCCACCCTCAGCCGCGAACAGTTCGTGCAGCGGGCGGTCGATCAATTGCTCGAATCACTGGCGGCGGATTTCCCGGCGGCGGTTTCAAGCTTTGTGCGCAAAGAAAGCTCCAAAGATGCGACCCATCTAGTCGATAAAATCGCGCAACTGGAGGATTGA
- a CDS encoding ankyrin repeat domain-containing protein, protein MKYALGLFLPLLLCTVAAAQPIDAGGEFPGGEAYRPCGWPAESFPLQVFIDPIPKPAAEREREYLQTLLDAIKAWNDVGIGGRPVFEQTGDRADADVAVAWQFEPNTAASGFMQVQMRSGGRSYGVCVRSRITLILQHWRRRQIPTGLLGFFLPVPIPNFTSENLELRSADELRVIATHELGHALGLPHSTDTGDVMYPFEGQKFIYYGIEFTNVQVLTEKSKRTLAAFYDDAWLDFRLAQIERPIKTRSGLTGPPPPAAASRGRPLVEAAAAGRLPEVERLLAGGLEIDGRDESGWTPLIAAAASGREQTVAYLLQKGADLNARDSSGYTALGYARAGRFTRIVDLLTRAGAQN, encoded by the coding sequence CTTTTGTGTACGGTCGCTGCGGCCCAGCCCATCGATGCGGGCGGCGAATTTCCCGGCGGGGAGGCCTATCGCCCCTGCGGCTGGCCGGCGGAATCCTTTCCGCTGCAGGTCTTTATCGATCCGATCCCCAAACCCGCCGCCGAGCGCGAGCGCGAGTACCTGCAGACACTGCTCGATGCCATCAAAGCCTGGAACGATGTGGGCATCGGCGGCAGGCCGGTTTTCGAGCAGACGGGCGATCGCGCCGATGCGGATGTGGCGGTGGCCTGGCAGTTCGAGCCGAATACGGCCGCCTCCGGCTTCATGCAGGTGCAGATGCGCAGCGGCGGCAGATCCTACGGTGTGTGCGTGCGCTCGCGCATCACTTTGATCTTGCAGCACTGGCGCCGTCGGCAGATCCCGACGGGGCTATTGGGTTTTTTCCTGCCGGTACCGATTCCCAACTTCACCAGCGAAAACCTTGAACTGCGCAGCGCCGACGAGTTGCGCGTCATCGCCACCCACGAATTGGGCCACGCCCTCGGCCTGCCCCACAGCACCGACACCGGCGATGTGATGTACCCCTTCGAGGGGCAGAAGTTTATCTACTACGGCATCGAGTTCACCAACGTCCAGGTGCTCACCGAGAAGTCCAAGCGCACCCTGGCCGCCTTCTACGACGACGCCTGGCTCGATTTTCGCCTCGCCCAGATCGAGCGGCCCATCAAAACACGTTCCGGCCTGACAGGCCCCCCGCCGCCCGCCGCTGCCAGCCGGGGACGGCCCCTGGTGGAGGCGGCGGCGGCGGGCAGGCTGCCGGAGGTCGAGCGCTTGCTGGCGGGCGGTCTGGAAATTGATGGGCGCGACGAGAGCGGTTGGACGCCGCTCATCGCCGCCGCCGCGAGCGGACGCGAGCAGACGGTGGCTTATTTGCTTCAAAAGGGAGCGGACCTGAATGCCCGGGACAGCAGCGGTTACACAGCTCTGGGCTACGCGCGGGCGGGTCGGTTTACCCGCATTGTCGATCTGCTCACCCGCGCTGGGGCGCAGAACTAA